Within Bdellovibrio bacteriovorus HD100, the genomic segment ACGTGCGTACTCGACACACACAATCGGAGGTGCACCTCTTTGCAAAGCCACCATCGCAGCTTTGATACAACCCAGGTAACGACCTTCAGCATCAATATCCGCACCCATTTTCGTCGCCGTCGGACCAATCAGACCGTACGCTCCGAAAACCCCCAGCATCGTTCCAACCAGGGCGCTTGCAACCAAGGCACCGATCTTTTCAACCCCGTCCGTCAAGTGGGCCATCGTTTTAACGATACCCAAAACCGCGGCAACGATCCCCAGACCCGGGAAACCGTCGGCCACTGTCTGCACGGCGTGAACCGCCATGTGCTCTTCGTGGTGAATGGCTTTGATGTCGGCATCCAGCAGATCATCAACATCGTACGGAGACATCTCTGCTGACAGCGTGATTTTCATCGTGTCACAAAGGAAGTGAACCGCATGATGGTTGTGCATGAAACTTGGATAAGCTTTGAAGATGTCACTCTTGTCCGGTTCCTCGATGTGTTTCTCGATACCTTGAGGACCTTCCTTACGGAAAGCCTGGAACAACTGGAACATCATCTGCAACAGTTCGACATAATCCTGCTTCTGAGGACCTTTCGCCGTCATTGCCTTGATACTCATTTTGAATCCGGCTTTGATGACCTTCATCGGATTTGCAATAATGTACGCTCCGAGGGCTGCGCCCCCGATAATCATCAGCTCCAGAGGGGCCGCCTTGATGATCACGGACATGTTACCGCCGGCTATGAGGAAGCCGCCGAACACCATCACGAATACAACTAATATACCTACAAAACCCATAAGATATGACCTCTCAGTTTCTCTATCGGACCGAACTGTGTTAATATTGAGTCAGTCGCAAATAAACTTGCCCATGGTCCGGAGAGATACTAAGAGGAAACTCATGAGAATCAGCCTGCTTTACGTTGTAGCCATCCTGCTTTCCCTGATCACAAGTCCAAGGTCTTGGGCTGCAGATCCCAACGACACCGACCCGTTACTGGCAGAAACCAAAGTCGTGCCTTACGAATGGAGCCCGGGCCAGGGCGGCAATATCGAAATAAAAATGACGCTCCCCGAAGGATATCACGCGTATGAAGACAAATTCAGCGTGGTGATCCTGGAACCAGACGGCTTCAAAGTGGCTCCGTTCAAGATTGAGCCGATCGTTGAGTGGCATGACAAGTTCTCCAAGAAGATGCGCAGCGGGGTTGAAAAAGCTGCGACACTCACGGCACATATTGAAGCGCCTCACCGCTTCCTGAAAAAACACACCAAAATGAAAATGGAGCTCACTTATCAGGCGTGTTCAGATCAGTTCTGTCTGTTCCCGACCACAAAACTGATTGAAGTTCCAATTGTCGTGACCATGGTGGAAGGTGAATCCCAAATTCTGGAAGCCGACGTGCAACCAATGGCTGCACCAACGGATTTCTTTGATACCGCCAACTTCCAGAAGTATCTGGGAAGCAGCATGATCGCCGGTTTGATCTTTGTGTTCTTCGCCGGGATCTTCACCAGCTTCACTCCGTGCATCTTCCCGATGATCCCGATCACCCTGGCAGTTCTGGGAAATCACTCGAATGAAAGAACCCGCCTGCAGAATTTCTTCACCAGCTGTATTTATGTGCTGGGCATTGCAACCACCTATTCCCTGCTGGGCCTGGCTGCGGCTTCCAGCGGAGGTTTGTTCGGCGCCAGTCTGGGGAATCCTTATGTTCTGACCGTGGTCTGTGCGATTTTCCTGGCGATGGCACTTTCGATGTACGGACTGTATGATTTGCAGGTGCCAGCCTTCCTGCGCAACAAACTGGGACGCGGAACCAAAAAGCAAGGTGTCATCGGTGTATATCTGACGGGATTGTTTGCCGGTATCGTGGCAAGCCCTTGTGTCGGACCGGTGCTGGTGGCGATTTTGACTTACGTGGCCTCGACACAGAACAAGATGATGGGCTTCCTGTATCTGTTCGTTTACGCCCTGGGCTTGGGATTGATTTTCATTGTGCTGGGGCTGTTCAATCAACTGGCCAATTCCCTGCCTCGTTCCGGTCCATGGATGAATGCGTTCAAGTTCATTCTGGGAACCCTGATGCTTTCGGCATTCTATTACTATCTGGAATTGCTGCTGCCGGCGCGCTGGTTTGACGGCGCCCTTGCCATCGGTCTGATTGTTCTGGCCAGCATCTATGGCGCCTTCTTGCCAGCCAAAGGCCAAAGCGCCCTTCGCCACATTCAAAAAGGTCTGATGCAGGCTTTGCTGGTTGTCGGCATTGGTTACGCAGTGATCGCCGTGCTGGATCTGCGCCCTTATATCCGCGGGCAGATGATGGGTGGCGCGAGCATCAATCAAATCCAAAAATTGAACTGGCGGCCCTACTCTGATGCCGCCCTGGCCCAAGCCACCAAAGAGCAGAAGCCGGTGATAATCGATTTCTGGGCGGACTGGTGTGCGGCCTGCCTTGAGCTGGAAGAACACACCTTCACCGATCCTCGTGTGCGGGCCATGTCTGAAAATTATGTGTTGTTGAAATTTGATGCGACCAAAGATTCACCGGAACTGCGTGAACTGAAAAAGAAATACCACATTCAGGGTTTACCGACGGTGGTGTTCATCAACCCACACGGAGTGTGGATTGATGCTTTGACTTTGACTCAGTTTGAAAAGGCCCCTGAATTCCTGAAACGAATGGAAAAGGGCCGTCAGTAATCGATCAGGCTCCGAGCACTTCGGAGCTGAGGATCTGAACCTGCTGCTGCAGTTCGTGGGCACGACGTTCGATTTCCCCCGCCGTTGCGGCGATCTCTTCTGAAGACGCCGCATTGCTTTGCGATGCCTGATCCAGCTGGTTCATGGCCTTGCTGATCTGGGAAATGCCTTGTGACTGTTCGCTGCTGGCCTGGGCGATCTCGCGATTTAACACCACAACCTGCTCAACCGAAGACACGATTCTGGACAGAACCTGGCCGGAATTATCCGCCACCACGCTGCCTTTTTCTGTTCGCTCCACACTTTCCTTGATCAGACCGTTGATTTCTTTGGCCGCTGTGGCGGACCGCTGAGCCAGCGCACGCACGGCTTCAGCCACGACGGCGAAGCCTTTCCCCTGTTCACCGGCACGGGCCGCTTCGACCGCGGCATTCAGTGCCAGCAGGTTCGTCTGAAAGGCGATGTCATCGATAACGTGGATGATCTCTTCAATTTTTTTGGAATCGCGGGAAATCTGCGACATGGATTCAATCAGACCGTTGATTTCACGCTCCCCTTCTTTGGCCACAGACGAAGAACCATCCGCCAAAGACGAAGCCTGTTTCGCACTGTCAGAATTTCGCGAAACCATCGAAGTCATTTCTTCCAAGGAAGCCACCGTTTCTTCCAGAGAGGCCGCCGCTTCGGTGGAAGACGTGGACAATGCCTGGCCCGCCACGGACAGCTGGGAAATCGCGCCAGAGACATTCTGACTGATTTCGGTCAGCGCCCCGACAACCCGGCCGACAGAACCGGAAACGCGGTTCGCAATCCACAACATGATCAGGAACAGCACCAAGGAAGACCCCAATGCCACACCCACAATCAAAGACGCCTTTTGGGCGCGTTCTTTTTTCTGCAGTTCATTGTTGGATTTGCTGATGGCCGTATACATCTCATAAATCTTGGTGATTGTGTGATCGATCTGGATTTGCAGCACCTGCCAAGGTCCGCCCTTATCCACAAGGCTGACCACAAATTCAAAGTCCGCCGGAGTTCCGCGCAGCAAAGCTTCGCGCACCTGTTTGGTGTATTCAAGATACTTTGGATAGTTGTCCTTCATCGCACGGAATGCCTCGGCCTCGCCCTGGATGAAATTCTGCTTTTCGTATTCGGCCATCGCCGCCTTGTAAGAATCCACCGAACGATCCAGCAGACCCACAAAGTTTTCGCGGTTTTTCATGTCCTCTTTGTTCGCCAAAGCTGCGAAAGTGAAATAGCCGATATTGGCGCGATTCAGATTCAGCTGGCCCAACAGGCGGATATTTGGCACATACACTTCGTAAGATTCATTCAGCATGGTCCCGATCTGACTGAAACCCTGAAAGCTGATCCACGCTGTCACCGACAGAGCGATCAGCGGCAAGACCGCCACACCCAGAAGTTTTCCACGAAGGCCCTTAAACTGTGCTTTAAAATTCATAGACATACCTTATTAAAAGATCCAAAGAAGCTTGGCTTGTGGCACATTTTCAACCACACCCTGGATGCCGTACTTGTTGTTCCAGTATTTGTATTCAACGCCGATCTTCAACGGCACTTTGTTTTGCGTGCGACGATTGAAGTCGTAAAGGAAACTGGCCTGGGTGTGAATGTTGTCCTTCAACGGACCTTCCTGCCCTGCCCAGTCCACAAAACCGGAAAACTCCAGCGGAAAGACCTCACCACCAAAACGTTTCAACCACACCACAGTCAGCTGACCGGTGTGCCCGTCGACCCCCAAAGCGTCGCGATACAGGAACTGGGTGCCCAGGTAATCAAACCACAGATCTTTCCATTCCAAGGTCACTCCGCCCAGATTCACCCGGCGAGCGGGCCCCTGCGGGATTTCAAAGTTCAATTGCAACAAAACGTCCTTCAACACCCCTTCTGGCGGCGTCAAGACGCCGGTCTTACCCAGACTTAGGGCTGGAGAGAATTCACCGTAGTAAGCAGTGCTGTTTTCGGTGTCGGGGCTGGTGATATCAAAGAAGAAAAAATTGGAGCCGTAGGCCCAGGAACTCAAGTGCTCAAAAGTCACGACGGTGGCTGAATAGCTGTCATCGTTGCCTTTTTTGTATTCGTTCCCATGCAGGAATTGGATGTTGGTTTGTGACCAGTCAGCAGCAGAAGAAGTCGCAGCTACAGTTGTCGTCAAAATGAATGCGAGCACATGAAATAGAATTTTGTTTTTAGTCATTCCACCTAGGTTAGACAACCTAAGTATCTATAAACAACTCGCATTCATATTTCCCTACGAAGTGCTGGCTACTCTGTGTAGGTGACGTCGATGATATAATTTCCCAGCGTTTTGACCAAAGTCGAGTTCAGGGTGACTTTGCCATCAGCAACAGAATAGTCCTGGCCCGGAATCAGTGTCTTACCATTCAGCTGAACCGACAGAACTTTTTTGACGTTTTCACTCTGCAAAGAAAACTCTGTCGTCGCATAATCAACGACTCGTTCAGAAAGCTTGGTAAAGCCGGCACTCCAGTCTGCGGCACACACTTCAAAGGCGGCTCCGGCACTGGCGGTGATCAGTGATCTGTAGACATCACTGGGGCGGGCCCGGCACTTGCTGGTGGCGCTTGCAATAAAGCCAAAGACTTTATAGGAACCGTTCCGGCCGAAAGCACGAATCATACGATCCTGGAATGTCTCGGCCGTGATATAGTCCTCGTCCACCGCAAGATTTTTAATAATACCGACGTAGCCATTCAGGTTTTCAGCATCAAACTGAACTGTGGTGTTGTCGCGTGCCGAAGAGTCATCATCCGTCACAAACACAAAAACCTTCTGCGATTGCGGGCGAAAGAATTCACTCAATGAAGAATAAGCTTTGTCATAGCGACTGTTCGCCTGAATCTTTTTGCAGAAAGCATCCGTTGCGGATTCAGGGCAAGTGGCCGCCGCCGCCACCAACAGCAGATTATAACTATGCACCATAAAATCCACCTGCTGTCCGTTTTTCATGGTCTCGGGCAAAGCCACATGGGTCTTCAGCGAAAAGGCGTCCTTTTTGGAAACCAGGGCCACTCGCAGATCCACTTGGTTTTCCACCAGGTGCGCGAACTTTTCAAAATTTTTGCGAATGATTTCAGCCCCGCTGGTCATGGACGCGGAGTTGTCGATCACCCACACCATATCAATGACTTTTGCTTTTGAAGCCGCGGTGAAGGTTTGTGACTTTAGAACCGGAGCTTCTTCTTCCGGCACCACTTCTTCCTGCATTTCTACCGAAGAAGCCAGTTCGACCGAGTCTTTAAAGGTCACGGCGGAAGGGGCACAGTTTTGAAAAAGAAGCGTGGAAGCCAGAAAGACAACGGTCAGCATGATATAACGTTTCTGCATATTCCCCCCCACCCGCCTTCACTGTCGGTGAAGGTTCTTAAGGCAAGAGTCATTCCAAGGCCGCAGGCCTCGGAATTCGATCTGGCGGGTCCGGCACTGTCTAGGGAAATACCTCCTTACCTGCGTCTCGTTCTGAATTTCCGTCGAGGTTACAAGGACTTCGCGCAACAACAATGTGGCCTTACAAGAATCCTGACACTGACCAAGTTCCATGCACCGAACCCAAGACCATGTCCCAGATCATATTCATCAGGAAAGCATTGGAGTTATAATGGATCTATATCAAGGAGGCTTTATGTCTGTCTTTTCAAAAAATGAGGGCTCTGTGGATCGAACTTTGCGTATCGTGGTGGGCCTGGGCCTGATAAGCCTGGCCTTTGTCGGCCCCGCCAACCCGTGGTTCTTGCTGGGCACAATCCCGTTGGTCACAGGCCTTGTGGGCTGGTGTCCTGCTTATCAGATTTTTGGTCTGTCCACCTGCCAACATAAAAAAGTAATGAAAATGTAAACGCTGGCAAACAAGAAAAAGGCCCTTTTCAGGGCCTTTTTTTTATTCATTTACAGACGCTTCAGTCGCGCGATCTCCATTTTGGCTTCATTCAATGCCGCCTGGCTGGAAATCATCTGCGCTTCTTTTTCGGCCAGAAGTTTTTGCAGGTGGTTCATGCGCACTTCAAAACTTTTTATCACGTTGTTGTGGCGATCGACCATTTCCTGAACTTTCAGATCAAAACTTTTGCGTTCGTTCACACGTTGGGAAAGCTGGGTGATCTTCTGACCAGCCTCAGTGGCAAGGCCATTGTGGCTTTGCTCCAGGCGGTTCAAAAGGTGGTGCTGCTTTTCAAACTTGATGTTGGAGGTCTTGATCAGTTCGTTGACGGTGGCGACGACCTTGTTCAACTGTTCAGCCAGGGCCTGGTTCTGGGCTTTGACTTCAAAAATCTGGCGATCTGTATTCAGGTAGTTGTTCGGGGATGTCCCCACGGCAGAAACGCTGTCCATAGCGGTGTTCTTGGCCACTTTCTTTTCCCCAAACAATTCCGGATTCAATTCTTTATGCATATCGGGCCCCTCCATAGGACTTAAAAAATTCTTCTTTTCCATTATATTTTCTCTGGACTAAAAATTCAAATGTTCATACTTTAGGGCCCGAGGGAAGGAGACAGAAAAAAATGCTTAAAGTCGGACAACTTTTGAAGTTTGTTTCTGATCTGAATCCTCAGAATACACCGACGCGTTTGTCTTTCTTCAATTTCCTGCGTGGTTTCCCTCATCCTGACGACGTTTTGACCCCTGAATTGATCGAAATGTTCTTCAATTACTGCATGGATTACCCGCACTGGGCGTCCAACAAACAGCAATTGGGTCACGAAGTTCAGTTTTTGCTGGAGAATTTCAATAGCTTCTATCAGCAGAAGTTTGACCTGAATCCGATTCGCTTCCCGCAGAACATGCAGCTGATCGAAATCGAGCACTTTGCTGACCTTATTGACGCGGTGAGCTCTTATCTTAAGACTCAGTGCGCCGAAGGCGAGAAGTTCCGCATCCTGCCGGATCAGAACAAAAGAGCCATTGCCATCATCCTGCGCGAAGACAAATCCCTGGAAGTTCGCACTTTCGACCGCAAATTCACCATCCGCGACGGTCTTTTGGAGCCTCTTCGCAAAGATCTGGTTCTTTACTACAACTCCGACCTGGAACTGAGCTCGCAGCACACCCACAAAATCGAGGTGGCTCCGTATATTACTGCCCAGTTCCGCGTGATGGGCGACAAGGTTACTGGATCCCTGTTGCGTGGTTATGTTTTCCAAAAGCTGCTTGAGATGAAAAACGAGCCGCTGCAGGAACAGACCCGCCTGCTTTTCCCGATCAAGCGCCTGGAGCAATTCTTTGTCGACCGTCGAACCGATCCTTACTATCAAGACCTGGTAAGCCAGCTTGAAAGAACCTGCGCCCTGATCCAACAAGGCGATTCTGAGGCCCTGAAATGGTCCTCCATCGTTCTGAGCAAGGCGGAAACCGCGGTGGACAACGTCTTTTTGGGAGACAAACTCATGACTCTGCTGGCTCGCGACCTCCGCCATGCCATCGCCGAGTACAACCGTAAGAATATCTCCTCTTCCGGCCTGAGTGGTGATATATTGATCACTCAACAATTACCCGAGGCCGATGAAGAATGTCTGAAAATAACTCCTCTGAAAGAGTTCGACTTAATAAACTAATTGCTGACAGTGGACTGGCATCCCGTCGTCATGCAGACCGCATGATCGAAGAGGGCCTGGTGACCGTGAACGGTAAACGCGTTTACGAGCTGGGTATCAAAGTTGATCCTCAAAGCGACCGTATTCTTGTTGATGGCAAGCCTCTGCGCAAGCCGCTGACCCAGAAGATCTACGCTATTCTGAATAAACCCACCGGCGTTCTGACCACCATGGATGACCCGCATGACCGCCCAACAGTGGCGGAATACCTGACCGAGCTTCCAGTGCGCGTGTTCCCGGTAGGTCGTCTGGACTGGGACTCTGAAGGCATGCTGCTTTTGACCAACGATGGTGATTTCGCCAACAAGGTCATGCACCCAAAAGCTGAAGTAACCAAAACTTACCTGGTGAAACTGAACGGCAAACCTGAACCATTCCAGTTGGAAAAGCTTAAAAAAGGCGTTTCCATCGTGGGCGGCAAAGTTTCTGCCCGTCACATTGAAAAGATCAAAAAGACCGGCGACAACAAATCTGAAAAGTACGAATGGTACAAAATCGTGATCACTGAGGGTAAAAACCGTCAGATCCGTCAGATGTTCGCAAAAATCGGTTTTGATGTGATGAGACTTCAGCGTGTGGCGATCGGTCGTCTGCGTATGGGGGCGGTAAAAACCGGCGAACTGGTTTATCTGAACGATGCCGCTGTTCAACGTGTCTTCCTGGCGGATGATCCGGAAGAGATCAAAACAAAACGCACTTACAAGGGCCGCGCCACTTCTGAAAAGAAAACGGCGAAACCGGCTTCCAAAGTGAAGACCACCAAGAAACCAAGCAAATACAAAAACGGTAAAAAAGTTTAAAGCCATTTCATTATGAAAAACATGAACCCACGTCTTCGCGGATCTTTGGAAATTTCTGTAGCGAGCGTGGGTTTTGGTTTTTTGGGGATCTTCGGTAAATGGGCTTTCCAGTCGGGACTGTCCGTCGGTGAGCTGCTGTCTTACCGCTTTGCTCTGGCGGCGGTGCTTTTGTGGATCTTCCTGCTTTTGTTCCGGCCTTCCTGGGTGCGACTGAGCGTGCGCCAGATCGTGATCGCGGCTTTGCTGGGGATCTTTGGTTATGCCTTCTTTTCCACCCTTTACTTCACAGCCGTCGATGGCCTGAGCATTACTCTGGCAGCGCTGCTGCTTTACACGTACCCTTTCTGGGTAAATGTCTTTTCCCACTTTTTTACCCAGGACAAAATCTCCGGGAAAGAAGCCCTGTGTTTGGTGGCGGCCTCCTCGGGTCTGGTGATGCTGCTGTGGGGGCATATCGAAGTTAAAAATATCTGGGCCGTGGCCGCGGGGCTGGGCGCCGCCATCAGCTACGCAATTTACGTTTTACTGTCCGGTCGCCTGCAAAAGAATGTGCGCCCTATCACTTCAGCCCTTTATGTGATCACCTTCGGTGCGCTGGCTCTTTCGCTTTTCCATCATCCCCACTATTCCGCGATCAGCAACCTGAGTGATATTCAAGCCACCAGCATCCTGGGGCTGGCCTTTGTCTGCACAATCATCCCACTGACGCTGGAACTGGCCGCTTTGCAAAAACTAAAAAGCACCGAAGTGGCTTTGTTGATGATGATTGAGCCGATCACCGCCGCCCTGATGGGTGCTTTGATCTTCCATGAACGGCTCACGCCCGTGCAACTGCTTGGCGCCCTGGTCATCGGTGCAGCCCTGGTCACGAACACTCTCTATTCACGACCGACCCCGTCTGCCGACTAGTTCCAAAGTCCAAAGTCTTGTGAAAATCTCAAAGACTCTTCAACAACTTCAGTTTCATTGTCTCAATCTGAAACACTTATCCGCGAACAAATCATAATTGTATTAGTTGGCGGCAACAAACTGGACTTGGACTCTCGCAATCTGTTAAGAAGCCGATAAGAATGACATGAGAAACGGAACGTATTCTGTCTTAATTCTCGTGTTCTTTTGGTCTGCGGTGGCCCTGGCTGCACCCAATTCTCTGACATATCAAGGACGTATCGTTAACTCCGACGGCAAGGGCCTGGAATACAACAACGTCAGCTTTCTTTTTGAAATCACAAATCCTTCCGGCACTTGCGTGCTTTATCGTGAACAGAAAAATGGTGTGAATCTTCAGAACTCGGGTGGTGTGTTTGACGTGCCGATTGGCTCGGGCACCAAGATGTTCCCGACGGATCCTCTGTACACTTTGATTGATTCCTTCAACAATGCCCGCTCTCACGACTGTTCCGGTGGCGCCACTTATAGTGCCGTGGCCGGTGATGCGCGTTTGTTGAAAGTGCAATTCCATGATGGTTCGGGCTGGAAGGTGATTTCACCGGCGAATGAAATTCGTTCTGTGCCTTATTCTGCATACTCTTACTCAGCAGAACGTCTGGGCACCAAAACTGAAAGTGACTTCCTTGCCAAAGCGGGACTTCCCACGTGTCCGGCCAACACCTATCTGACCTGGAATGGCACCGCCCTTTCCTGTGCGGGAATCAGTGGTGCCAATGGCGGCACGGTCACTGATGTTACTTCCACGAACTCTTACATCACCATCGCTAATGGAAATTCGACTCCGGCTTTGACCCTGAACGTGGGCACTGCGGCTGGCACCGTGGCTGCGGGTAACGATGCCCGTTTTACTGATGCGCGTGTTCCAACTGGAGCTGCCGCCGGAGACCTGGATGGAACGTATCCCAATCCGTCCGTGGCAAAACTTCAGGGCACGGCGGTTTCCAACGCGGCTCCCGCCAGTGGAAACTTCCTGAAATACAATGGCACGGCGTGGACTCCTTCGACCATCGCCCAAAGTGATGTGACAGGACTTTCTGCGACTTTGAGTTCTTATATGACAGACGCTGAGTTCAGCACCGCCGTTGCCAACGCCGGTTGTGCGGCTCATGAAACCATGTACTGGAATGCGGTGGCGGGTTTTTCCTGTCAGGCAATCAATGTGTCTTTGGCCGGCGATGTCGGCGGGACGATCGGAGCTTCGTCTGTAAATAAAATCAAAGGTGTGACTGTCGATACCACCGGACTGGTGGCGGGTCAGGTTTTAAAGTACGACGGAACCAAGTGGGCGCCAGCGGCGGACAATGACTCCAACTCGGGCGGTACAGTTACGAATATCGCGACGGGCACGGGTCTTTCCGGTGGACCGATCACTTCCACGGGCACTATTTCTTTGGCCAACACTGCGGTGACTGCCGCTTCTTATGGTTCCACGACTCAAGTGGGCACTTTCACTGTTGATGCTCAGGGGCGTTTGACGGCGGCGAGCAATGCTGCCATTGCCTTCCCGGTGACGACGGTTGCAGGCCGCACTGGGGCTGTGACTTTGGATGTGGGCGATGTGGGTAACGGCGCTGGCAAGTACTTTATCTATCGCCCGAACAACACGGCTTGTACTGACGGCCAGGTTCTAAAATGGATCAACGCCAATTCCCGTTGGGAGTGTGCGAACGACACCGACACTTCATCCGGTGGTACGATTACGAACATCGCGACGGGCACGGGTCTTTCCGGTGGACCGATCACTTCCACCGGGACAATTTCTTTGGCAAACACAGCGGTGACTGCCGCTTCTTATGGTTCCACAACTCAAGTGGGCACTTTCACTGTTGATGCTCAGGGGCGTTTGACGGCGGCGAGCAATGCTGCCATCGCCTTCCCGGTGACGACGGTTGCAGGCCGCACTGGGGCTGTGGTTTTGGATGCAGCTGATATCACAAGTGGTGCAGGCAAATATCTGACCTATCGTCCAAACAACACGGCTTGTACTGATGGCCAGGTGTTAAAATGGGTCAATGCCAATTCCCGCTGGGAGTGCGGCACTGACACGGACACTTCTTCTGGCGGTACGGTGACGAACATCGCGACAGGAACCGGCCTGACCGGTGGTCCGATCACTTCTACAGGCACGATTGCATTGGCAAATACAGCGGTGACACCTGGTTCTTACACGCGCGCTTCGATCACGGTGGATGCTCAAGGTCGTTTGACGGCGGCTTCCAGTGGGGCTGCCATCAATCTGACATCTGATGTGACTGGCACCCTGCCGATTGCCAACGGCGGTACTGGAGCAACAACCGCTTTGGCGGCCTTCAATGGTCTTTCTCCTTTAACAACCAAAGGGGATGTTCTGGCTAACGATGGCACGAACGACATCCGCCTGCCTGCGGGCACCAACGGTCAGGTTTTGACGGCGGATTCTGCTCAAGCTTCCGGTTTAAGATGGGCCACGCCAACTGTGGGCACTGTGACAAATGTCACTGGCACAGCTCCCGTTCAGGTTGCGACCGGCACAACCACTCCGGTGATTTCCGTGGACCCGGCAACAACCGGCGCTCGCGGTGTTGTGCAGGTGGGTTCAGGGATCGCAGTTACTTCAGGCACGATCAGTGCGGATCCGGCGAACTTCCCGTCAGCCGTTCCTGTATCTAAAGGTGGTACGGGTGCGACGTCTTTGACGGCCGACCGACTGCTGGTTTCTAACGGCACAGGTTCTGCGGTGATTCCATTTACTTGCGGCACGGCCCAAATGCTGACCTTC encodes:
- a CDS encoding tail fiber domain-containing protein; its protein translation is MRNGTYSVLILVFFWSAVALAAPNSLTYQGRIVNSDGKGLEYNNVSFLFEITNPSGTCVLYREQKNGVNLQNSGGVFDVPIGSGTKMFPTDPLYTLIDSFNNARSHDCSGGATYSAVAGDARLLKVQFHDGSGWKVISPANEIRSVPYSAYSYSAERLGTKTESDFLAKAGLPTCPANTYLTWNGTALSCAGISGANGGTVTDVTSTNSYITIANGNSTPALTLNVGTAAGTVAAGNDARFTDARVPTGAAAGDLDGTYPNPSVAKLQGTAVSNAAPASGNFLKYNGTAWTPSTIAQSDVTGLSATLSSYMTDAEFSTAVANAGCAAHETMYWNAVAGFSCQAINVSLAGDVGGTIGASSVNKIKGVTVDTTGLVAGQVLKYDGTKWAPAADNDSNSGGTVTNIATGTGLSGGPITSTGTISLANTAVTAASYGSTTQVGTFTVDAQGRLTAASNAAIAFPVTTVAGRTGAVTLDVGDVGNGAGKYFIYRPNNTACTDGQVLKWINANSRWECANDTDTSSGGTITNIATGTGLSGGPITSTGTISLANTAVTAASYGSTTQVGTFTVDAQGRLTAASNAAIAFPVTTVAGRTGAVVLDAADITSGAGKYLTYRPNNTACTDGQVLKWVNANSRWECGTDTDTSSGGTVTNIATGTGLTGGPITSTGTIALANTAVTPGSYTRASITVDAQGRLTAASSGAAINLTSDVTGTLPIANGGTGATTALAAFNGLSPLTTKGDVLANDGTNDIRLPAGTNGQVLTADSAQASGLRWATPTVGTVTNVTGTAPVQVATGTTTPVISVDPATTGARGVVQVGSGIAVTSGTISADPANFPSAVPVSKGGTGATSLTADRLLVSNGTGSAVIPFTCGTAQMLTFNASGVMGCTNFASTAFFANGGNTLAGNATLGTNDAYSLALETNNVTRMTISNAGYVGIGQTPDTNAGLAVMAPATTKSALILNSPAAGKVEMDFLRNGTWLGTFGYANAATSDLYVSNGSNAHIIFDTNNVEKMRITNDGRVGIDAESPGARFQVGEWNATANYNAVFVGSYHNTLGQAQFVGNWNSAGYWGIGPVANPANSTVGIGNANAQGDWRATQDLKLFVPGGLGLGEALSPERIIHVKGTGGGNDDVYIQSIGNTGEPAYILTKARGSSGAETAVLAGDSLGFLSMRGYDGAAYYSGASIASVAEADFATTKSAYMSFATLNNGSSGEKMRITGGGYVGIGTSLPSVKLHVQGSTYSASSVALERNEDSISGPGIQLMKSRGTSSAKTAVASGDVLGNVLFNGYGDATTVGLGGQIQSIASATWTSTSVPADLAFLTHSGTGNVSIPTERMRIYSNGWVTMGASSGATGGAPLYLKNASAPYIGFEEVDAAQKFFMGLDGGNFWIRPGPTTATPDAITVTNAGNVYIGGNTGSRKLFVNGTSGGTAAWENLSDARLKSDIEVIPDSLKKILSLRGVTFNWRHDVRPDLDLIEKKDMGVIAQDVERVFPEAVDKDEKGFRAVAYTKLIGPMIEAFKELYKSVSGVKAEVLAQKREIASLKQENQELREAICEVNPKAKVCIKKK